DNA from Blastocatellia bacterium:
GGAAAAGCTAAATCCAGAACAACAAGCTTCTTTAATAGAATATGCTTATGCAGCTAAATTTTTTGAACAAGGTGAAAAAGAATTTATTTATTGGGGCCGAGATTATACAAATTATCTGAAAAAAGCTTTAGAACAACTACGCAAAGGATTAGGTGTTAGCTAGATTATTGGCAAAATATAAACCTGATCATATTTTACCAATAATTACCTAGTATATAGCACTATGATATAAACTGTGTTCTAGGTATTTTGTTAGAAAAGCTAATAGTTAAAAGGATTTTGATCCTGGGTTTGACAAAATTGGGTTGACTCTATCAAGCTAAAGCGTGTATAAGCAAAAATAACACTTTAATAACACCGCACTATATAACACTTTAAGTAGTGTTTTAATAGAAACCCTTGTTGCGGTGATTCATTCAAGATTAACAATACAGGTTTTAGAGTTAAATAGTGGTCGGATGACCGGAGGTGCTTATGAGATTTTTGAAGACCATGATGGCGACAATTTTGCTGGTGCTGTTATTTAATGTTATGGTCTCTGCGCAAGAATCAGAAAGAGACAAACGCCGCGTAACTCAACCAACAGTTAGTGGTGCCACAGGGCTTTTTACTGTTTATGACTCCTCTACGCTAAAGCGTGGGGAATTTAATGTTGGATTTTTTGCTAACAACTATGATCGTGACCCAGGCGATGTTGATATTATGCAATATCCTGTTAATGTTGCTTTTGGTGTTACTGATCGTGTGGAAGTATTCTTACAAACTGATGGATATCAACGAGTTATTTCCAACGCCCCATTTGAATTAAGCGGGCCATTATTTCCAGGACTTTCACGTCCCCAAGGTTCATTTGGTTTAGATGGTGTTAATATTAATTTCCCTGAATTAAACCAAACTAACCCACAATTTTTCCCTCTTAATGGCGCACCAATAAGCGGTGCTGTCGTTGGTGGTGTGTTACCAGGGTTGCCGCAAACAGGCTCACGACCAATATTTGATCCTGTTTTGGGAGTTAATAAACCAGGCTTTTTTGCCCCAGGTTTTCTAAATGATTTTCCTTTTTTAGGTAAAGGTGGCGGCACTTTAGGCAGTGCTTCTTTTGGTACTAAAATAAGCTTTAGACCAGAAAGAGGTATTGGTTTTGCTATTTTAGGCATAGTTAAGGTGCCAACTGTTCCAGCCGGTGCATTATTTCAAAAAGATAGAGGTGGACGGTTAACACAAGGATCTGGTGCTGGCGCAACAGACTTTGGAGTATTTTTAATTACTAGTTTACGTAGAGGACTTGTTAGCACTCACTTAAACTTTGGCTATGTCCATGCTAATGATCCAAAATCACGTAATTTTGAGCTTCTAGATCGTAGTGATTCTTTAATTTTCTCTGCTGGTGTAGATGTTCCTATTAATCGTTATGTACAACTTATTGGTGAAGCTACCTATAATTATTATGTTGGTGAAGCTACACCTACGCTTAATCGTCCTAACCCTGTAGATGTTTTAGCTGGTGCTAGATTTTATCCATTTGGTAAGGATGAAAACCGACGATTCTTATTCTCTTTTGGTGGTGGCTATCGTTACTTTGCTAATAATTCTGGTTCAGAACGCGAAGAAGACACCATTAAACGAGTTATTGCTACTGGAACAGTACCAGCAGCAACTATAGCTCGTAGCTTAGAAGGTGATTATAACGGCTTTGTTGCTCATATAACTCTAGGGTTACGTAATACAAAAGCAGCACCTCCACCACCTCCAGCAGTAGACCCTTGTGCTAATGCTGTAGCTCCTACCATTGAACTTGCTGCTGATAAATTAGCAGTTAAGGAGCGTTCTAACGATGTTGTTAAATTTAGCACTCGTGGCATGGGTGATGGATTAACTTATAATTGGACTGCTACAGGTGGTTCATTTACAGATAACGGTTCTGTAGAAAGAACTTGGAGTTCTGCTAATTTAGCTCCTGGTACTTACACAATTACAGTAACAGTAACAGATAAATGTAATTTATCTAAATCTGATACTCGTACAATTACAGTAGAAAAAGGTAATCGTTGCCCAACCGTTTCACTCAAGGCTAATCCAACTACTGCTCAAGAAGGTGCAGATGTCACCTTTAACTTCACTGCTGGCGGTAATGACCCAGATGGTGACAAGCTACAGTATGTTTGGACAACCACTCGAGGCACACTTAATGGTGGTGATGCAGCTAAACAACTTAATAGCACAGGCTTAAGTGCAGGCAATATCACTGTAAAAGTAACTGTTAGTGATGGTCAATGCTCTGCTACAGATAGCGTTACAGTTTCAATTACTCCTAGACCTGCTCCACCTGCTGTATTTACAACTAGCTGTAACACTTATAAGACAGTCAATGATTCTCGTCCAGATAACGCTTGTAAGCGTGTATTAGACGATGTTGCAGCAAGACTACAAAATGATAGAAATGCTGTTTTAATTATTGATGGACATTCTGATAAGGGTGAAAAAGCTGGCACAGCTAAGACCCGCGCTCAACGTGTAAGAGATTATTTAGTCAATGAAAGAAATCTTGATGCTGGCCGTATTGAAGTTCGTAGCTTTGATAATCAACGTCCAGATCCATCAGGAGATCGCCTACTCAATAGACGAGTAATGTTGCACGTTGTACCACAAGGGGCAACTCGTCCAGAATAAATTAGAAGTAAATTTTCCTCTACTAAAAAAGCGGGCTAACTAGCCCGCTTTTTTATTTTTATACATATTTATGTTTATTATTTGGTTTTAATTGGAAAATATGTAAAAAAATACAAATTTTTGTATTTTCTAAAATTTTTTCTTACTAGGAAGGTTCACTTGTAGAAATACTAACCCTATTATAAAGTGTCGTTTATCAAAATTCCCTAGTATCAAAGAATCTTGGTCTGCAATTTGCTTTATAGAATAAGAAAACCCTGGTCGTTATATCTGCTAATAACTGTTCTATAAAGTAATAAGGAATAGTTATTAGCAAAACTTTTTAGGGCGATTTCCCTAAGATTCTTTGAAATATAAATAATTCTCTCACTCTACGAGGAGGTAGATATGCACAGATTGTCTGTTAGAGTGTTGACCATACTAGCATTTGTACTAGCATTGGCCGGCGCAGCAGTTGCTCAAGTGACGACGGGTGTTATCGTAGGTACTGTTACAGATCAAACAGGTGCTGTTGTTGCAGGTGCTTCTGTAACTGCCATCAATAAGTCAACTGGTTTAACAAAAACAGTAACAACTAATGAGCAAGGCGAGTATGAAATTGGTCCGTTGCCACCAGCCGAATATGAAGTTACTAGTGAGGCTAGTGGTTTTACAAAAATTATCCAACCGGGAGTAATAGTTAATGTTAGTTCCCGCATTTCCGTAACCTTTACCCTTAAACCTGTAGGAACAGAAGAAGTAATTACTATTTCTGGAGAAGCAGGAGCCACAATTGAAACTACAAATACTGTAGTTCAAGGTGTTATCGATAATCGTCAAGTCAAACAATTACCTTTAACTGGTCGCACATTTTCTAATTTAGCTGTACTTGTTCCAGGTGCAAAACCAGTAGGAGCTTTTGACCCAACTAAAGCTCGTACAGGGACAGTTTCACTTTCTGGTAGTAGTGGACGTGATGCTAATGTTTCTGTAGATGGTGGTGATAATAAAGATAATGTGGTTGGTGGTGCAGTACAAAACTTTACTACTGAAGGCATTCAAGAATTTGTAGTACAAACCCAAAACTTTTTACCTGATACAGGTCGTTCTGCTGGTGGTAATATCACTGTAGTAACAAAAAGTGGTACAAATGAATTACACGGAAGTTTTGTACTTTTTGAACGTAACGACCGTTTTAATGCTCGTGATAACTTTAACCCAGAATTTGACCGTGTTACAGGTGATGGCCCATTTGCTAAACAACCTTTTGACCGTCAAAATATAGCTGGTAGTTTAGGCTTCCCAATTATTAAAGATAAATTTTTCTTTTTTGGGGCTGCTGAATATACTAGAGAAAATATTTCTGTAGTAATTTCCCCAAACTCAGTACGAGAATTAAAAGCATTAGATACTTTTGCTCGTATGGGTGCAATTCCTGGAGTTGCATCTGTAGCTGCACTTTCCACAGTTCCAACACCTTTCCGCGATACTCAATTTCAACTACGCGCAGATTATAGATTTAATGATAGACATCAAGCTTATGCCCGTTATGGTCATCAAACTAATAAGCTTGTTAATGACCAAATACCAAGTAATGCTGATATTACTTCTTCTGCACGTACAACTAATGAACTTCGCTCTATTTTATTAAGCGATACTTATACAATTAGCCCTAGCGTAGTAAATGTATTTAATTTTCAATTTACTAAGTTTGATAATCGTATAGTTGAAAATACAAACGCTCCTTTAACATTAGTCTTCCCAAGTGCTTTGTTTGGTCGTAATCCAAATGTTCCTCAAACCACTTTCCAAAATAAATTTCAATTTAAGGAAGCTGTTTCTGTAGCTAAAGGTCGTCATAGCTTAAAATTTGGTGTAGATTTTGTTTATGTACCTGTTTTAGCTGGTACATTTGATTTTAACTCTGTTCCAGAAGTTGATTTTAATACTGATCCAAGCCAAATACTTGCTTCTGGTGGAACACTAAGTGATATTAATGTAGTTGATCTAGTAATTCTATCTGATGGTAATAGTCGAGTAGATCAAGTTGTTAAACAATTTTCTTTTTATGGTCAAGATAGTTTTCGTGTAAACAATAAGTTTACCTTTAATTATGGTGTTCGCTATGATGCAGACTTTGGTTTTTATGATCCAAAAAACGGTTCATATGAAAATAATCGTGGCGTTCAAGCACTACGTCGTATAGGAGTATTTTCTCCTAATGGAGGCGTTCCAGAAAACGATAAAAATAACTTTAGCCCACGTATAGGTTTTGCTTATGACCCAACAGGTAGAGGTAAGGCTGTACTTCGTGCTAGTTATGGTCTTTTCTATGACCAAATTTTTACCAACGTACAATTTTTTGCACTTCAACAAACTGGAGACAATATTTATACTTCAGTTTTATTTGATCCAATTCGGTTTGGTATTGATCCTTTACCAAGACAAACTGGCAGCGTTCCAAATGTACCCGCAAATGGTACATTGCGCTTAATTGATCCAAATATTGTTACTCCTTATTCACAACAAACTTCTATCAATTTCCAATATGAACTTAAACCAGGGTTTATCTTGGAAACACAATATATCCATATTCTTGGTTTGCATGAATTTGCTAACTTAGAATTAAATTCTCGTATTGGTGCTGCTAATCCAAACTTTGTTGTTGGTACACCTTCAAGCCAAAATCCACGTAGCTTAACACCAAACTTTCTTGCAAGTGGTCAACCTGCATTTGGTAGAGTTCGTTTTGCTGCTTCTATAGGTCGTTCCAGATATGATGGTTTTACCATTGGTATTAATAAGCGTTATGGTGGTGATGGCCCCTTTAAGTACCAGTTTGGCTTTAATTACACCTTAGCTCGTACCTTAGCTTATGGTGGCCCAGGACTAGGTGCTTCACGTAATGATTTTGGTAATACATTTGAAAATCAATTTGCTATGTTTCGTCCTATCGATTTAGGTCGTACAGGTGAAGATGCACGTCATCGTGCAGTTATCAACGGTATTTTAGATATGCCTTATGGCTTCCAAGTTTCTTCTATTATTCAAGCTGAATCTGCTCGTCCATTTGCTGTTGTTGATGGAAATGACCTTAATGGTGATGGCCGTTTTGATGATTTTGTTCGTGTTGATGGAAATGGTAACTTTATCCAGTTTAATCCTGGCGATAGACCTGGTAGTAATGGTAGAGTTTTAGGAATAAATCCTGGTCGAGGTATTCCATATTTCCAAGTTGATTTACGTGTAACTAAAAATGTTAGATTTGGTGAAAGACTTAAAGCAGAAGGTTATGTAGAATTCTTTAATCTATTTAACCGTGCAAATATTGGTAATAACTTTAATGGTGATATTAGTTCTACTATAGCAACAGGTAAAAATACTGCTCCTCGTAACCCTGTCAATCTACAAGATTTACAACCAGCAGGTTTACTTGGTAGTGCTTTTGGTGCTGGTACAACCGTAGGTATTCCATTTCAAATGCAATTAGGTTTCCGTATTAGCTTCTAGTTTAAGCTAACAAATTAACTTTTAGAAAAACCGATAGAAATAAAAATCTATCGGTTTTTCTTTTCTTCTTCTCACTAACTTATTGAAACAAATCATTTTTTCTTTTATATTCAAAGATTGTCAATCCCTGAAAAATCTAATATATAAAGGATAGAGTTTCATGAACCGTAAGTTATTTTGTTTAGTAATAATGTTGGTAGTCACATTAATATTACCTGTTATTCAATTAGCTGATGAAGGAATGTGGCTAGTACAAGATATAAGTAAATTACCTATTGCTCAAATGAAAGCAAAAGGACTACAACTTTCAGCAGAAGAAATTTATAGCCCTGCGGGTTTAAGTCTAAAAGATGCTGTTTTTAAGGTTAGGATTGGTGGCGGTGGATTTGGGACAGGATCATTTATTTCTTCCCAAGGTTTAATAATCACTAATCATCACGTTGCTTTTGATGGCATTGCTGCTGTTAGTACACCAGAAAAAAATTACTTGGATCAGGGGTTTGTCGCCAACTCTCAAACTGAGGAAATCCCATTAAAAGGCTATGCCCTTAATATAACTAAAGAAATAAAAGATGTTACAGAAGAAGTTCTTAGTGCAGTAAAAGCAGGGATGACTCCTGAAGAAACACAAAAAGCTATTGATGCTAAACGAAGAGAGATAGCCGAGGCTGCACATAAGCAAAAAGAAACTATTGAGTATGAAGTTTCTGAAATGGTAGTTGGGCTTAAGTATCAACTTTTAGGTTATGAAGTTATTAAAGATGTTCGCCTTGTTTATGCTCCTCCTAAATCAGTAGGATTTTTTGGAGGCGATGATGATAATTTTATTTGGCCGCGTCATACAGGTGATTATACTTTCCTACGTGCTTATGCTGCGCCTGATGGCAGTTTAGCCCCACATTCAGATAAAAACGTTCCTTATAAACCATCAAAATTCCTTCCTATTTCACTAAATGGTTATAAAGATGGAGATTTTGCTATGATCCTTGGTTATCCAGGTCGTACTTCTCGGCTAGCAGAGTCTTACTCAATGGATTTTCAGCAAAATATTTTTTTACCATTTTTAGTAGATCTCTTAACTGCAAGAATTAATATTTTAGATGAAGCAGGAAAACAAGATCCTGCAAAACAGCTAGCTTATGCTTCAGAACGTTTTAGCTTAAGCAATGCACTAAAAAATTTCCAAGGCTCATTAGAAGGAATCAAACGCACTCGTTTAATTGAGAAAAAACAAGCTGAAGAAACTGCATTTAAGAAACAAATTGCCCAACAATCGGCACTGCAAGCAAAATACGGTGAATTATTTCCAAAGCTAGAAAAACTTTATGCTGAACGAAATGCTAATTATTCTAAGAATGCAATTCTAGGTGGACTGCTTAATAATGTTGGAAGTTTAAGAATAGCTAGTTTAGCTGTTGGACGTGCTTTAGATAAAGAAAAGCCAGAAAATGAAAGATCTCCTCTTTATGCTGATGCTAGAGTTGAACAGTTTAAGAGCAATATACCTAATTTATTAAAAGATTCAGATCCAAAACTAGATGCTAAATTAATAGCATTATACTTAAACAAAGCTTTAGATTTGTCAAATGGGCAAAAATTAGCTCTTATTGAAGAACGCTTAGGTGGTAAACAAGGGGAAGCACGTCAAACAGCAGTAGCAGAATTTGCTCGTCAACTAACAGAAGAATTTACACAAGAAAGCTTGACCAAGTTATTTAGCTCATCTCTTGCAGATATGCAATCTAATGCAACACTTAAGTTTTTAATTGAAGTAAGCAAAGAAGTTGAAAAAACTCGCAAAATTGAACAAGAATTTGCTGCCAATCTTCCTAAACTTCGCTCACTTTATATTGAAGGTATGTCTACACTTAAAAACACTCTCTTTTATCCTGATGCTAATGGAACTTTGCGCTTTACCTATGGTGAAGTAAAGGGTTATAAGCCTCGTGATGGTGTCTATTATGATTATTACACCACTTTACAAGGTGTTGTAGATAAAGACACTGGAAAAGAGCCTTTTGATGTTCCTTCTTCGATTAAACAAATCCTTTCTAGCAACAGTTTTGCTCCTTATGATGATGCTAACCTAAAAGAAATGCCTGTAGCATTTCTTACTACTAATGATATCACTGGTGGTAATTCTGGAAGCCCTGTAATTAATGGACGCGGGGAAATGATAGGAGTTGCTTTTGATGGTAATTATGAAGGATTAGGTAGTGATTATGGTTTTAATGAAGCACAATCACGCACAATTTGTGTAGATATTCGCTATGTATTGCTTTTAGCTGAACGTATGGCAGGAGCAAGCGGTATCTTCAAAGAATTAGAAATTCGTGGTAAAGCTGCTACTGCTAAAGCAGCAAAATAGATTTTTAGTAAATTTAATAAAGCCGGAAAGCGAATTTTTACGGCTTTATTATTTAGCTATGTTTTAAGAGTTATTTTTTTAAGTAATTCAGCAGTATTTGGACAATTTTTAGCAGACTTAGATATTTTGATATCTTCTTTAAGCTTAGTTAGATCTTTTAAGGTATCAATATCATACCAAGATGGTAAGCAAAAAACTTCCAAGGATTTCTTTTTAGCACAAGTAATAGTTTCTAAAAAAACTTTTTCTGTACTCCAAGAAATGTTGGTAAAAAGATCTACTAAATTTTCCACCCTTTGGTTAAGACCTATTAAATAATACCCTCCATCTAAAGTTTCTCCTAAAACCAAATCAAAATTTATAATTTTTAATATAGCTTCTTGTAAATATTCAATTGGTAAATTTGGGCTATCTGTTCCCATAATTATTACAGCTTTATATTTTTTGGCAAATAGCTCTAAAAAGGTTGTTGATAGTTTTATACCTAAATCTCCGCTGGTTTGATAAGCAATATTTATGTCTTTTATTTGCAATATGTTAGGTAACTTAACAAGAGTTTCATTCCATATATCAGTAAGATATAAATAGCAATCAACATTATTTAATTGACAAACTTGATTTAAAGAGTCATTAAGAAAAGCTAAGTAAAATTCTAGTGCTAATTCCTCGCCAACACTAAAAGCTAAACGAGTTTTTACTTTTCCCAAAATAGGAGATTTTGCAAATAATACTAAAGCAATATTATTTTTTCTCATTTTCAAATAGTTAGCTCTCTTTTTGATTAATATTGGGTTGCCATTGAAAGACTTTTAAGTCTATAAATCCTTGTTGGTTAAAAATTATGCCTTCAGTTTCTAATAAATGTTGTTGAAGGCTAGGAGCAAAATTTAATAGTTTTTCTGTAGAAATACCTCCTCGGCTATTAACTACTCTATGCCAAGGAATTTTACGGCCATCATTAGGTGTAGCTTTCATTGCCCAACCAACGCCTGCGGCAGAAAGGCGTTCACCTAAAAGACGGGAAATTTGTCCATAAGTTGCTACTTTACCTAAAGGAATTTGTAAAACTATTTTATAAACTTGTTCAAAAATAGAGCTAGATTTTTCTAAGTTTTTAATTTTGCTTGCAGCTAGATTTTTTTTGGTCATCTATATTGCTCCAAGTGGTTTGCTTACTTAAGATTAAAAGAAATTTTATGTTATATTTAGGATTAAAGAAAATCTTAGTCGCTTAAGAGTTGGTATAAAAATAA
Protein-coding regions in this window:
- a CDS encoding OmpA family protein yields the protein MVSAQESERDKRRVTQPTVSGATGLFTVYDSSTLKRGEFNVGFFANNYDRDPGDVDIMQYPVNVAFGVTDRVEVFLQTDGYQRVISNAPFELSGPLFPGLSRPQGSFGLDGVNINFPELNQTNPQFFPLNGAPISGAVVGGVLPGLPQTGSRPIFDPVLGVNKPGFFAPGFLNDFPFLGKGGGTLGSASFGTKISFRPERGIGFAILGIVKVPTVPAGALFQKDRGGRLTQGSGAGATDFGVFLITSLRRGLVSTHLNFGYVHANDPKSRNFELLDRSDSLIFSAGVDVPINRYVQLIGEATYNYYVGEATPTLNRPNPVDVLAGARFYPFGKDENRRFLFSFGGGYRYFANNSGSEREEDTIKRVIATGTVPAATIARSLEGDYNGFVAHITLGLRNTKAAPPPPPAVDPCANAVAPTIELAADKLAVKERSNDVVKFSTRGMGDGLTYNWTATGGSFTDNGSVERTWSSANLAPGTYTITVTVTDKCNLSKSDTRTITVEKGNRCPTVSLKANPTTAQEGADVTFNFTAGGNDPDGDKLQYVWTTTRGTLNGGDAAKQLNSTGLSAGNITVKVTVSDGQCSATDSVTVSITPRPAPPAVFTTSCNTYKTVNDSRPDNACKRVLDDVAARLQNDRNAVLIIDGHSDKGEKAGTAKTRAQRVRDYLVNERNLDAGRIEVRSFDNQRPDPSGDRLLNRRVMLHVVPQGATRPE
- a CDS encoding S46 family peptidase: MNRKLFCLVIMLVVTLILPVIQLADEGMWLVQDISKLPIAQMKAKGLQLSAEEIYSPAGLSLKDAVFKVRIGGGGFGTGSFISSQGLIITNHHVAFDGIAAVSTPEKNYLDQGFVANSQTEEIPLKGYALNITKEIKDVTEEVLSAVKAGMTPEETQKAIDAKRREIAEAAHKQKETIEYEVSEMVVGLKYQLLGYEVIKDVRLVYAPPKSVGFFGGDDDNFIWPRHTGDYTFLRAYAAPDGSLAPHSDKNVPYKPSKFLPISLNGYKDGDFAMILGYPGRTSRLAESYSMDFQQNIFLPFLVDLLTARINILDEAGKQDPAKQLAYASERFSLSNALKNFQGSLEGIKRTRLIEKKQAEETAFKKQIAQQSALQAKYGELFPKLEKLYAERNANYSKNAILGGLLNNVGSLRIASLAVGRALDKEKPENERSPLYADARVEQFKSNIPNLLKDSDPKLDAKLIALYLNKALDLSNGQKLALIEERLGGKQGEARQTAVAEFARQLTEEFTQESLTKLFSSSLADMQSNATLKFLIEVSKEVEKTRKIEQEFAANLPKLRSLYIEGMSTLKNTLFYPDANGTLRFTYGEVKGYKPRDGVYYDYYTTLQGVVDKDTGKEPFDVPSSIKQILSSNSFAPYDDANLKEMPVAFLTTNDITGGNSGSPVINGRGEMIGVAFDGNYEGLGSDYGFNEAQSRTICVDIRYVLLLAERMAGASGIFKELEIRGKAATAKAAK
- a CDS encoding MGMT family protein, whose product is MTKKNLAASKIKNLEKSSSIFEQVYKIVLQIPLGKVATYGQISRLLGERLSAAGVGWAMKATPNDGRKIPWHRVVNSRGGISTEKLLNFAPSLQQHLLETEGIIFNQQGFIDLKVFQWQPNINQKES
- a CDS encoding TIGR04282 family arsenosugar biosynthesis glycosyltransferase, with product MRKNNIALVLFAKSPILGKVKTRLAFSVGEELALEFYLAFLNDSLNQVCQLNNVDCYLYLTDIWNETLVKLPNILQIKDINIAYQTSGDLGIKLSTTFLELFAKKYKAVIIMGTDSPNLPIEYLQEAILKIINFDLVLGETLDGGYYLIGLNQRVENLVDLFTNISWSTEKVFLETITCAKKKSLEVFCLPSWYDIDTLKDLTKLKEDIKISKSAKNCPNTAELLKKITLKT
- a CDS encoding TonB-dependent receptor; translation: MHRLSVRVLTILAFVLALAGAAVAQVTTGVIVGTVTDQTGAVVAGASVTAINKSTGLTKTVTTNEQGEYEIGPLPPAEYEVTSEASGFTKIIQPGVIVNVSSRISVTFTLKPVGTEEVITISGEAGATIETTNTVVQGVIDNRQVKQLPLTGRTFSNLAVLVPGAKPVGAFDPTKARTGTVSLSGSSGRDANVSVDGGDNKDNVVGGAVQNFTTEGIQEFVVQTQNFLPDTGRSAGGNITVVTKSGTNELHGSFVLFERNDRFNARDNFNPEFDRVTGDGPFAKQPFDRQNIAGSLGFPIIKDKFFFFGAAEYTRENISVVISPNSVRELKALDTFARMGAIPGVASVAALSTVPTPFRDTQFQLRADYRFNDRHQAYARYGHQTNKLVNDQIPSNADITSSARTTNELRSILLSDTYTISPSVVNVFNFQFTKFDNRIVENTNAPLTLVFPSALFGRNPNVPQTTFQNKFQFKEAVSVAKGRHSLKFGVDFVYVPVLAGTFDFNSVPEVDFNTDPSQILASGGTLSDINVVDLVILSDGNSRVDQVVKQFSFYGQDSFRVNNKFTFNYGVRYDADFGFYDPKNGSYENNRGVQALRRIGVFSPNGGVPENDKNNFSPRIGFAYDPTGRGKAVLRASYGLFYDQIFTNVQFFALQQTGDNIYTSVLFDPIRFGIDPLPRQTGSVPNVPANGTLRLIDPNIVTPYSQQTSINFQYELKPGFILETQYIHILGLHEFANLELNSRIGAANPNFVVGTPSSQNPRSLTPNFLASGQPAFGRVRFAASIGRSRYDGFTIGINKRYGGDGPFKYQFGFNYTLARTLAYGGPGLGASRNDFGNTFENQFAMFRPIDLGRTGEDARHRAVINGILDMPYGFQVSSIIQAESARPFAVVDGNDLNGDGRFDDFVRVDGNGNFIQFNPGDRPGSNGRVLGINPGRGIPYFQVDLRVTKNVRFGERLKAEGYVEFFNLFNRANIGNNFNGDISSTIATGKNTAPRNPVNLQDLQPAGLLGSAFGAGTTVGIPFQMQLGFRISF